A genomic stretch from Corynebacterium terpenotabidum Y-11 includes:
- a CDS encoding Shedu anti-phage system protein SduA domain-containing protein encodes MTTTEDPQDDPVKRTPAKTHNHAPTGNDGAPKGGTNEVNLSYGPKVLVKARTSFWSGDADNPRKPSLEIRKHSRSSARFAWDWNNPTWCVTLNEEQITKLRAYLNGDFISERIGHYFWVQVDDQDTAEALQRMVDGEAAVDLDVEKITSAMSLNDDLLTAVLDGDQGRTLMRLKEHDRRSDVLDELEDLIEDPKTVEQDFQDLLQVNPWVFGGEVSRSHALRNISTQDQIDIPIVRGDGSMVIVELKRAKAAQIKKTDHEYPVLSDGVHTAVQQAERYLYVLDKKVNDLQIEQQFDARRATALVVIGVWPDLEDSEKKLFEESFRIYNSHLARVQVITYDSLLANARRLLDLGDESTTTDDGKST; translated from the coding sequence ATGACGACCACAGAGGACCCTCAGGACGACCCGGTGAAGCGCACTCCCGCCAAGACCCACAACCATGCACCGACCGGCAACGACGGTGCCCCGAAAGGGGGAACGAACGAGGTGAATCTCTCGTACGGCCCGAAGGTGCTCGTCAAGGCTCGGACTTCGTTCTGGAGTGGGGATGCGGACAACCCGAGAAAGCCGTCCCTTGAAATCCGCAAGCACTCGCGGTCATCAGCAAGATTTGCATGGGACTGGAACAATCCGACCTGGTGCGTCACTCTGAACGAGGAGCAGATCACTAAACTCCGGGCATACCTGAACGGGGACTTCATCTCTGAACGGATCGGACACTACTTCTGGGTGCAGGTTGATGACCAGGACACCGCCGAAGCACTCCAGAGGATGGTCGATGGTGAGGCAGCCGTGGACCTCGACGTGGAGAAGATCACCTCTGCCATGTCCCTGAACGATGACCTGCTCACCGCAGTTCTCGACGGTGACCAAGGCCGAACCCTAATGCGGCTGAAGGAGCATGATCGCAGGTCAGACGTACTCGATGAACTTGAAGATCTGATCGAAGATCCCAAGACCGTTGAGCAGGACTTCCAGGACTTGCTGCAAGTCAACCCCTGGGTCTTCGGTGGTGAGGTGTCCCGATCTCATGCACTTCGAAACATCAGCACCCAGGATCAGATCGACATACCTATTGTCCGTGGCGACGGTTCCATGGTCATTGTGGAGTTGAAACGTGCGAAGGCTGCACAGATCAAGAAGACCGACCACGAGTACCCGGTACTGTCCGATGGGGTCCACACTGCTGTGCAGCAGGCGGAGCGCTACCTGTATGTCCTCGATAAGAAGGTGAACGATCTACAGATCGAGCAGCAATTCGATGCCCGCCGAGCCACAGCGCTGGTAGTCATCGGAGTCTGGCCAGATCTCGAAGACTCAGAAAAGAAGCTGTTTGAGGAATCGTTCCGCATCTACAATTCCCACCTCGCGCGGGTGCAGGTGATCACCTATGACTCACTGCTGGCGAATGCCCGCCGCCTCCTCGACCTGGGTGATGAAAGCACCACAACCGACGACGGTAAGTCAACCTAA
- a CDS encoding NgoMIV family type II restriction endonuclease, producing the protein MTDAIITAARKAFHQELTRAEKGTLSISYKTVDEKKKTKHDEWVASNADVSQASSRALALHMARQLGAPEVEKSPGQTAGGRFEKAVTNFVRATFPSMSAIRPGNWTVENVGGKRSTDHVAQYHPYRHLDELARAIEINRELESILGNSYVVSPDVLLIRDAVTDEEINATDWMVDEESGLMSPFRASNAERRGESTDEIPKFVHGVISCKWTMRSDRAQNSRSEALNLIRNRKGRTPHIVAVTAEPSLSRIASLALGTGDIDMVYHACLPELIKAVEEVGTDDAKEMLETLIHGDRLRDITDMVIDLAV; encoded by the coding sequence ATGACCGATGCCATCATCACCGCTGCTCGCAAGGCATTCCATCAGGAACTGACCCGGGCGGAGAAGGGGACGCTCTCCATCTCGTACAAGACGGTGGACGAGAAGAAGAAGACGAAGCATGACGAGTGGGTGGCGTCGAATGCGGATGTCTCGCAGGCGTCATCGCGTGCGCTCGCCCTACATATGGCACGGCAACTCGGCGCTCCGGAAGTTGAGAAATCACCTGGTCAGACGGCAGGTGGGCGCTTCGAGAAGGCCGTCACCAACTTCGTTCGGGCCACGTTCCCCAGCATGTCCGCCATTCGCCCGGGCAACTGGACCGTGGAGAATGTCGGAGGCAAACGGTCCACAGATCACGTCGCCCAGTACCACCCTTACCGGCACTTGGACGAACTCGCGCGGGCCATTGAGATCAACAGGGAACTGGAATCCATCCTCGGCAACTCCTACGTGGTCAGCCCAGATGTCCTCCTGATCAGGGATGCTGTGACTGACGAAGAGATCAACGCCACCGATTGGATGGTCGATGAGGAGTCCGGACTAATGTCCCCGTTTCGGGCTTCCAATGCCGAACGTCGAGGTGAATCCACCGATGAGATCCCGAAGTTCGTCCACGGCGTTATCTCCTGCAAGTGGACCATGAGGTCGGACCGGGCACAGAACTCCCGGTCAGAGGCATTGAATCTGATCCGGAACCGCAAGGGACGTACCCCTCATATCGTGGCGGTCACTGCGGAGCCATCGCTGTCCCGCATCGCGTCACTCGCCCTGGGGACCGGTGACATCGACATGGTGTACCACGCCTGTCTGCCCGAACTGATCAAGGCAGTGGAGGAGGTCGGTACCGATGACGCCAAGGAGATGCTGGAGACCCTGATCCACGGTGACCGCCTCCGAGACATCACCGATATGGTCATTGACCTGGCAGTTTAG